In Litorilinea aerophila, the genomic stretch GACTTCGCCGTCCTATGGCATGACCGTCCTATAGCAGGAACAGTGTGTGGATGGCTACATTCAGTTGCCCAGCAGGCTGTCCAGATCCAGGCCCTCCACAAAGTCGGTGAAGACGCCCAGGTCCTCATCCTCGTCGTCCTCTTCTTCCCGCTCCCGCCTGGCCGTGGAGGCGCCGGCTCCCTCGGTGAGGCTGATCTCCTCTTCGGGGAGCAGGCCCGCCTGTTCCATCACCTCTTCGGCCACATAGATGGGGGCGTTGACGCGCACGCTCAGGGCGATGGCATCGCTGGGGCGGCTGTCGATCTCGATGGTGTCGCCGTCCACATCCAGCACGATGCGTGCGAAGTAGGTGTTCTTCTCCAGGCTGTTGATGACGATGTGGGTGACTTCGCCGCCCAGGGTCTCGATCACCGACTTGAGCAGATCGTGGGTCAAGGGGCGGGGCGCGTCGATGCCCTGCAGCTTCAGGGTAATGGCATCGGCCTCAAAGGGGCCAATCCAGATGGGCAAAAAGCGGCTGCCATTCTCCTCCTTGAGGACCACGATGCGGTGCTGCGACATCAAACTGACGCGAATGCTGTCAATTGTAACCTCAATCATCCCAATCCATCTCCTGCTGCTCTCCAACCCGACGCCTGAATCACACCGTGGCCGTGCCCGCGGGGCAGGCAGCGGGTCATTCGAGGCGAAGGAGGCGCCACATGTACGGGAACGGTCACGATTATAGCACAGATGATGATCGCTGCCAAGGTAATTTTCGCCTGCCCGGTGGCGTTTGTCAAGGGGCAAAAAAGTTGCGCAGGGTTCTGGGTGCGCTTCATTTTTGGGGCCAGTCCAGCATCATTCACCGCAGAGCTCACAGAGACATCGGGGAAAAAGCCCTGGAAGCTCCGCGTGCTCGGCAGCAGAAATCCGAACAACACGCAAGAGGGAGGCCACCCAAAACGACGGAGGGCGGAAATGGCTGCGAGGATGCCTGGGCTGCACGGCATTCAGAGAACGCCGTATTTGTTGTACACCTCGCGCAGGCTCCTGCCGTCCAGCAGATCCCGGCGCGCCTGATCTTCCTTGGAAACCCTCTCCTGGGCGAGGGTGAGCACCTGGGCTTCGACCGCCCGCGGGATAACCACAATGCCATCAAAGTCTGCGACCACGAGCTCGCCTGGATTGACCAGCACCTCGCCGCAGCGGATGGGCACGTCGTAGGCCATCACGCGGCCACGGCCCTGGGAATCTACCGGGCGAATACCAGCATAGTAGACCGGGAATCCCATCGCGATAATTTTTACTGCATCGCGAATCTGGCTGTCACACACGCAGCCCACGGCGCCGTTGCGCCTGGCCACAGTGGACATGAGCTCGCCCCAGGGGGCGTTGGTGCCACTGTAATCGGTGGAATGAACCACCACATCCCCCGGCCGCAGATCGTCCATCAGGTCGATCTCCAGCCCATATGGATCGCTTTCGACGATGTAGTCTGTTTCCATCCAGCGTACAGTGCGGGCGCGGCCCACAAAGCCACAGTTGCGCATGTCGGGCAACAGGGGACGCAGGCGCTGATGCATGGCCTGATTGCGATAACCAAGCGTATCCAGAATGTCGCACAACGCCGCTACATATAGATGTTGTTGGATGAAATCTCGAATTTCTTCATCCTTCGCCAGCATAGTTGGTTCTGCCCCTGTCTTTCGTGGGTAGGATCTGTTTCTCTTGCCCTTGCCGCACGTTTACAAAACCCGGTACTGTTCAACGATCCGTTCATTTACCGTGACGCCAAGTCCCGGCCCGGTGGGCACTGGCACGGTGCCGTCTACCATTGGGATGCTTTCCTCACAGAGATGGTTGAGCAGGGAAGCTGAAGAGACGTTGTACTCCAGGTAGAGTGAATCCATCAGATAGGCGTTCAGGTGCAGCGAGGCCGCCTTGAGCAGATCGGTGAGCCAGGCGTGGGGAACACAGTTGATCTGGCGGCGTGCGACCAGGTCAGCGATCTGCTTGCCCACGGTGATGCCGCCGCAGCGAGAAAGGTCCGGCTGCAACGTGTCCACCCTGCCTTCGATCGCCAGCCGTTCAAAGGCTTCGTATCCAGCGAGCTGCTCACCGGCAGCCAGCCGCAACGTGGTGGTGTGCTCGGACACGGCGGCGTAGCCCGCGTAATTGTCAGGATGCAGAAAATCTTCGAGCCAAAAGACGTTCAGCTCCTCCAGCGCTTTGACCAGCCGGATCCAGTCGCGCAGGGGACGTGGCCGGAAGGGGTCGGCGTAGGCGATGCCGTACCAGCCGCCGTCCACCATCAGGTCGATGTCTGGGCCGGCCTCCTCACGGGCTGCCCGCACCAGGGCAATATCCAGGTCCAGATCGCGGCCGAACACGCCCCAGCCGAACTTGATAGCCCGAAAGCCGTGTTTCAGGTACTCGGCCACGGCCGCCTTCATGGCATCCGGCGTAGGCCGAAAGAGGGTGGAGGCATAGGCCTTGACCCGGTCGCGGTAACAGGCACCCAGCAGCTTGCAGATCGGCTGGCCCAGTGCCTTGCCGGCAATATCCCACAGCGCGATGTCCGCGCCGGAGATCATTTGCATCCCTGCACCCTGCCGCCCATAGTAGGCCAGGTAGCGATACATCTTCTGCCACAGCCGTTCCCGCTCCAAGGGATCTTCGCCGAGCAACGCCGCCCGCAGCGACTCGAACCCGATCTGGCCGCCCGAGGGCGCGTCCACGATGCTCTTGCCCACGTGGGGTTGTGTTTCGATATCTGACCAGCCTGTGATGCCTGCGTCGGTGCTGATCTTGAGCAGCGAGATGAAGCGCACGCCGTGGGCTTCCGCTGCCTGGCTGGGGTCCGAGTAATTCTTGCCGGTGTCCAGCACCATGGCTTCAACCTCTGTGATTTTCATAACAGCCCATCCTCCAGGGTCATTGCCGGTCGGACTTTGACAAGCGAGGGGGGAGCATCCGCGGATGCTCCCCAGACGGCATCTGTGGTTACACGCAATCGATACATGCACCTATGGGCTGCGTGGGAGCGCAAGCCCCGGCGCTCTGGGTCAAATCGTTGTATATCCTGGACGCAGAGCATCCCCACGGCACGACGGAGACTGCCGGAACGGGCGGAACTCCACGTCACTGGGAATGCTGACTCCGCTGCAGTTTACCCGATTTCTTTCTGTCAGTTGGTTAACGCTTTCCGGCGCGGATTCCCAGCAGACTGAACGCATCCCGGTGGAGAATGCCCTCGATGGTCTCTTCGGTCACCCTGGGTAAGCCGCTGTGGCCGATGATGGCGTTGGCACTGCGCAGGCCGTCGATGGATTCTTTGGCTTTGGCAAAGGGATAGTCGGTGCCAAAGAGCAATTTGTGGGTGACGTGATATTCCTGGGCACAGATCAGCATATTGTAGAACTGCCAGGGCCGGTAGAAGAGGGCGGAGATGTCGGCGTAGACGTGGGGGTGCTTGCGGATCACGACCAGGCACTCGTCGGTGTAGGGGTGGCCGACGTGGGCCAGCACCATGCGCAGTTCAGGATAGCGGATGGCCACTTCGTCGAAAAGCCAGGGCCGGGTGAAACTCAGGGGCGCGGCAGCGTTGAAGGTGGTCCCACTGTGGAAGAGGATGGGCAACCTATTCTCCTGGCAGTAGGCGTAGATGGGCTGGCAACGCTCGTCCCGGGGATCAAAGCCGGCGTACATGGGCGCCATCTTGACACCGGCCAGCCCCAGCTCCTCCACGGCGTGTTTCAACGCATCCAGGGCGCCCTTCTGGGTGGGGTCGCAGCAGGCGAAGCCGACCAGCTTCTCCGGGGCTCGCCCCACAAACCCGGCCACATAATCGTCGGGCACCCAGTAACCGGTCAGGCGGGCCTTGAGGCCAAAGACCACGGTCTTTTCAAAGGGTTCGGCATCGGCCATGAATCGATCAAAATCGACCGAGAGGTCCATCGGGCCGCCGCGCGCGCGGTCGGCCTCGGCGCGGGTGGCGGCGGCGACATGTTTTTCAAAATCCCAGGCATGGGCGTGGATATTTTGCATGGCTTATTTCCCTTTCGTCGTGGGAGCCGTTGCCACCTTCTTGATACTGTCTATCAGATAAAGGTGCGGGGATCGGGGATCTCCACCGGCGCGCCACCCCGGCGCGCCGACTCCAGGACCAGCGGACCGGGCAGGGAGCAGTCCAGCGCGCGGAAGACGTCCACCGGCGAGGGGTTTCCAGCGCGGTAGGCCTCGACGAACGCTTTCAGGGTCCAGTAGTCGGAGCCGCCGTGACCCGTTCGTTTCGCAACTTCGCGCGCGGCCACGCGATCCGGGATGTATTCCTCCTCAAAATCGGCCAGGCGACGCCAGGAAACGCTGGGTCCGGACCTGCCCGGCCGGTCCGCCGGTTCCAGTTCCTCCAGCCAGATACGGGGCGGATCGCCGAAGCCCCGCGAGCCTTCAAAGGAACCTTTTGTGCCCTGTAACGCGTAGTAGTCCATCAGGTGAGGCCGGGGGGAGACAATGTCCACCCGGATCTTGAGCAGGCGTCCCCCCGCGGTCTGGAAGAGGCTTACCACATTGTCCGGGATACGGATGTCGGCCTCCAGCCGGCCCGGCTGCATGGTCATCATGGCGGTGACGCGAGTGGTGCGGTCGTCCAGGATATAGAGCAGGGGCCGCAGGCTGTGCCAGATGTAGACGTAGCCGGAAAAGTACTGGCCACGCCAGGTCAAAGAGCCGTCGGGGAAGCGATTGAGGCCGCGGCAGTCGTGCAGGTATTCTCCTTCGCCGAAGTAGACGTCGCCCAATTTACCTGCCTGCACCAGGCGGCGGATCAGCTCGATCTCATCCCGGTAGCCATAGTTCTCCAACAACATGTAAAAGCCGCCACTTCGGTGCACGGCCTGGGCCAGCCGCCGACCATCTTCCACCGTGGTGGCCGCCGGCACCTCGGAGAGGACAGCAATGCCGCGCTGCAACGCCTCTACCGCTTGCTGAGCGTGCAAGACGTCAGGCGTCGCCAGGATCACCACGTCGAGGCCGTGGCGCAGGAAACGGTCGTAGTCGGTGTAGGCCACGGCACCCAGACGACCCGCGGCCTGCTCGGCCGCTTCGGCCACCCTGTCACAGACGGCAACGATCTGACCGGCGTCCAGGGTAGCAAGGTGGCGGGCATGGCTCAACCCCCGTGCACTACCCACCTGGTTGCCGCCGGCGCCGACCAATCCAAAGCGTAGTTGAGCCATGGGTAGAAGCCTTTCTAACGAACTGGGAACGGCTAACGGTGAATGAAGGCTCCCTTCGACCAGCCCAGGACACCACATTCATCATTCATTATTCATCATTCATAAGCTCACTCATCGTTGTAAAGCGCACGTTACCCTGGGCGCGGGCGTGATCGAACAGGCGCGCGTAGACTTGAAGCCCGGCGGACCATTTGCCCGTCATGGCGTAGTAATGGGACAGCGTCACGTAGACACCTTGCCGGGCACGGGTACGGTCAAAATCACGTTGAGCCAGTTGAAAGTGGCGCTCGACGTCTTGCGCCTCCAGGTACCAGGTGTACTCGGACAGCATGGGGATTTCCAGCAAGCCGGACTGGTGCCGGAAGGGGTGGGGGGGCACGCCGGGCTGCCAGGGTTCACCGGCCTCGTAGTCGCGATTGATGTAGCGCCAGCCCATGGGGTTGACCACCTGGTTGGAGCTCCATTGAAAGCCCAGATCGGCCAGCGCTGTGTACATGTTGGCACAGGTGGCAAGGCAGCCGGAGCGAAAGCCCGTCGGCTCAAGACCGAGGGCACGGTGGAAGATCTCCAGGCCCCGTTCCAACTTTTCTCTCAGCAGCGCATATTGATGTTCAGCGACAATGGGTTCTGGATCGTGTTCCCACTGTTTTTTACGCTCCGGCATGATGTCGAGCATAAAGCCGGGCGGCACGCCAAACTCAAAGGGGCCATGCACATACCCATGCAACTGGAGGTCGTGGCCCTCTGCCAGCGCGCGTTCGAGCAATCGCAACCATTCCGGCTTGCGATCCAGCGGCACGCCACCCGCATTGGGAATGACGAAGAAGGTGGCTGGCACTTCCTGCGCCGCCAGGAAATCGAGCAACTCGGCAAACCGTTCTGGCTCCTGGCCGCCGGGGTCGTCGTTGGTGAATACAAACAGCGTTTCGTCCATGGGTTCTCCTGACTTGAACACTATCCCTTTAGCCCCGACAGGACCACACCGCGCACAAAATACTGTTGAGTCAAGAGGAAGATGGCCAGAATCGGCAGCAGGCTGACCGTCGCGCCCGCCATCATATAGGCCCACTGGGTGTAGTACATGCCGCGGAAGCGGGTCAGGGCCAACGGCAGGGTGAAGAGATTCTGGTCGTAGAGGTAGATCACCGGACCGAGCAGGTCGTTCCAGCTTCCCATGAAGCTGAGCAGGGCCAGCGTGGCAATCACCGGTTTGGACAGGGGCATCATGATGCGCAGGTAGATGCCGAAGTGGCTGCAGCCGTCGATCTTGGCGGCATCGTTCAACTCCTGGGGGATGGTGAGGAAATACTGGCGCATCAGGAAGATGCCGAAGGCACTGCCAAAAAAGGCGGGCACGAAGAGTGGGTAATGGGTATTCACCCAGCCGATACGGCTCATGACCACGTAGAGCGGGATCATGGTCACCTGGCCGGGGATCATCAACGCAGCCAGGGTGACGAGGAACAGGACGTTGCGCCCCCAGAATTTCACCCGTGCAAAGGCGTAGGCCGCCAGCGACGACGAAAGGACGACCCCAACAGTCCACAGCAGGCTCACCTTGACGCTGTTGAAGACGTACTGGCCGAAGGGTAGCTCGGTAAACATGTACAGGTAGTTCGACCACAGGGGCGGGTTGGGGATCCATTCTGGCGGAAAGGCAAAGACCCTGGCCTCCGACTTCAAGGAGGTAGCCACCATCCAATAGAAGGGAAAGATCATGGTCACGGCCGTCAGGGTCATCAGAAAATAGGCCCAGGCCTTGGCCAGAAAACCACCCACCTGCCTGGCAGAGGGCAGTGTCCATTCCCGCTTCGCATCTACCACTATTTTACTCCTTCCCACCGAGCTCCGGACGCGCTGGACCTGGCAGCTCTCCGGTGGGTCCCGCACACGGCGGTCTTACGAGATTTCCCCCGCTTCGCACCACACCCTGTCATTCATAGTGCACCCAGCGGTCCTGATATTTGAACTGCACGAGCGTGAGGCCAAGGAGGATGAAGAAGAGCACATAGGCCAGGGCGGACGCGTAGCCCATCTCGAAGAAACGGAAGGCATTGGTGTAGACGTAGAGCACCATGGTCAGCGTCGAGTAGAGTGGCCCGCCGCCGGTCATGACGTAGGTGTACTCGAAGACCTGGA encodes the following:
- a CDS encoding bifunctional nuclease family protein produces the protein MIEVTIDSIRVSLMSQHRIVVLKEENGSRFLPIWIGPFEADAITLKLQGIDAPRPLTHDLLKSVIETLGGEVTHIVINSLEKNTYFARIVLDVDGDTIEIDSRPSDAIALSVRVNAPIYVAEEVMEQAGLLPEEEISLTEGAGASTARREREEEDDEDEDLGVFTDFVEGLDLDSLLGN
- a CDS encoding RraA family protein — translated: MLAKDEEIRDFIQQHLYVAALCDILDTLGYRNQAMHQRLRPLLPDMRNCGFVGRARTVRWMETDYIVESDPYGLEIDLMDDLRPGDVVVHSTDYSGTNAPWGELMSTVARRNGAVGCVCDSQIRDAVKIIAMGFPVYYAGIRPVDSQGRGRVMAYDVPIRCGEVLVNPGELVVADFDGIVVIPRAVEAQVLTLAQERVSKEDQARRDLLDGRSLREVYNKYGVL
- a CDS encoding mandelate racemase/muconate lactonizing enzyme family protein; protein product: MVLDTGKNYSDPSQAAEAHGVRFISLLKISTDAGITGWSDIETQPHVGKSIVDAPSGGQIGFESLRAALLGEDPLERERLWQKMYRYLAYYGRQGAGMQMISGADIALWDIAGKALGQPICKLLGACYRDRVKAYASTLFRPTPDAMKAAVAEYLKHGFRAIKFGWGVFGRDLDLDIALVRAAREEAGPDIDLMVDGGWYGIAYADPFRPRPLRDWIRLVKALEELNVFWLEDFLHPDNYAGYAAVSEHTTTLRLAAGEQLAGYEAFERLAIEGRVDTLQPDLSRCGGITVGKQIADLVARRQINCVPHAWLTDLLKAASLHLNAYLMDSLYLEYNVSSASLLNHLCEESIPMVDGTVPVPTGPGLGVTVNERIVEQYRVL
- a CDS encoding amidohydrolase family protein; the encoded protein is MQNIHAHAWDFEKHVAAATRAEADRARGGPMDLSVDFDRFMADAEPFEKTVVFGLKARLTGYWVPDDYVAGFVGRAPEKLVGFACCDPTQKGALDALKHAVEELGLAGVKMAPMYAGFDPRDERCQPIYAYCQENRLPILFHSGTTFNAAAPLSFTRPWLFDEVAIRYPELRMVLAHVGHPYTDECLVVIRKHPHVYADISALFYRPWQFYNMLICAQEYHVTHKLLFGTDYPFAKAKESIDGLRSANAIIGHSGLPRVTEETIEGILHRDAFSLLGIRAGKR
- a CDS encoding Gfo/Idh/MocA family protein; this translates as MAQLRFGLVGAGGNQVGSARGLSHARHLATLDAGQIVAVCDRVAEAAEQAAGRLGAVAYTDYDRFLRHGLDVVILATPDVLHAQQAVEALQRGIAVLSEVPAATTVEDGRRLAQAVHRSGGFYMLLENYGYRDEIELIRRLVQAGKLGDVYFGEGEYLHDCRGLNRFPDGSLTWRGQYFSGYVYIWHSLRPLLYILDDRTTRVTAMMTMQPGRLEADIRIPDNVVSLFQTAGGRLLKIRVDIVSPRPHLMDYYALQGTKGSFEGSRGFGDPPRIWLEELEPADRPGRSGPSVSWRRLADFEEEYIPDRVAAREVAKRTGHGGSDYWTLKAFVEAYRAGNPSPVDVFRALDCSLPGPLVLESARRGGAPVEIPDPRTFI
- a CDS encoding DUF2334 domain-containing protein, translated to MDETLFVFTNDDPGGQEPERFAELLDFLAAQEVPATFFVIPNAGGVPLDRKPEWLRLLERALAEGHDLQLHGYVHGPFEFGVPPGFMLDIMPERKKQWEHDPEPIVAEHQYALLREKLERGLEIFHRALGLEPTGFRSGCLATCANMYTALADLGFQWSSNQVVNPMGWRYINRDYEAGEPWQPGVPPHPFRHQSGLLEIPMLSEYTWYLEAQDVERHFQLAQRDFDRTRARQGVYVTLSHYYAMTGKWSAGLQVYARLFDHARAQGNVRFTTMSELMNDE
- a CDS encoding carbohydrate ABC transporter permease, with the translated sequence MVDAKREWTLPSARQVGGFLAKAWAYFLMTLTAVTMIFPFYWMVATSLKSEARVFAFPPEWIPNPPLWSNYLYMFTELPFGQYVFNSVKVSLLWTVGVVLSSSLAAYAFARVKFWGRNVLFLVTLAALMIPGQVTMIPLYVVMSRIGWVNTHYPLFVPAFFGSAFGIFLMRQYFLTIPQELNDAAKIDGCSHFGIYLRIMMPLSKPVIATLALLSFMGSWNDLLGPVIYLYDQNLFTLPLALTRFRGMYYTQWAYMMAGATVSLLPILAIFLLTQQYFVRGVVLSGLKG